The Anas platyrhynchos isolate ZD024472 breed Pekin duck chromosome 3, IASCAAS_PekinDuck_T2T, whole genome shotgun sequence genome includes a window with the following:
- the EXOC8 gene encoding exocyst complex component 8 has product MALGEGGGGGGGSRLRRQLESGGFVAGEYVKQLSQQSDGDRDLQEHRQRIQALSEETAQSLKRNVYQNYRQFIETAREISYLESEMYQLSHILTEQKGIMEAVTQALLLQADRDDPALAPSDPFLPLSGKEAAGGGEEGRQRTLTTLLEKVEGCRDLLPESPGKFLVYNGELLEYDADHMAQIQRVHAFLMNDCLLVATALPNRRGAYRYDALYPLDGLAVVNVKDNPPMKDMFKLLMFPESRIFQAENAKIKKEWLEVLEETKRNRALSEKRRLEQEAMPRPAPTPPESTNPFEEEDEEEEEEPSAEEEAVDLSLEWIQELPEDLDVCIAQRDFEGAVDLLDKLNEYLADKPVSQPVKELRAKVDERVRQLTDVLVFELSPDRSLRGGPRATRRAVSQLIRLGQSTKACELFLKNRAAAVHTAIRQLRIEGATLLYIHKLCHVFFTSLLETAREFETDFAGNNGCYSAFVVWARSSMRMFVDAFSKQVFDSKESLSTAAECVKVAKEHCKQLSEIGLDLTFIIHALLVKDIKGALQSYKDIIIEATKHRNSEEMWRRMNLMTPEALGKLREEMRSCGVGNFDQYTGDDCWVNLSYTVVAFTKQTMAFLEEALKLYFPELHMVLLESLVEIILVAVQHVDYSLRCEQDPEKKAFIRQNASFLYETVLPVVEKRFEEGVGKPAKQLQDLRNASRLMRVNPESTTSVV; this is encoded by the exons atgGCGCTGGgggaaggcggcggcgggggggggggcagccggCTGAGGCGGCAGCTGGAGTCGGGCGGCTTCGTGGCGGGCGAGTACGTGAAGCAACTGTCGCAGCAGTCGGACGGCGACCGGGACCTGCAGGAGCACCGGCAGCGCATCCAGGCGCTGAGCGAGGAGACGGCGCAGAGCCTGAAGCGCAACGTCTACCAGAACTACCGGCAGTTCATCGAGACGGCGCGGGAGATCAGCTACCTGGAGAGCGAGATGTACCAGCTCAGCCACATCCTCACCGAGCAGAAGGGCATCATGGAGGCCGTCACGCAGGCCCTGCTCCTCCAGGCAGACCGCGACGACCCCGCCCTGGCGCCCTCCGACCCGTTCCTGCCGCTGTCGGGCaaggaggcggcggggggcggcgagGAGGGGCGGCAGCGGACGCTCACCACCCTCCTGGAGAAGGTGGAGGGCTGCCGCGACCTGCTGCCCGAGAGCCCCGGCAAGTTCCTGGTGTACAACGGCGAGCTGCTGGAGTACGACGCCGACCACATGGCGCAGATCCAGCGGGTGCACGCCTTCCTGATGAACGACTGCTTGCTGGTGGCCACCGCCCTGCCCAACCGCCGCGGCGCCTACCGCTACGATGCCCTCTACCCGCTGGACGGGCTGGCGGTGGTCAACGTCAAGGACAACCCGCCCATGAAGGACATGTTCAAGCTGCTCATGTTCCCCGAGAGCCGCATCTTCCAGGCCGAGAACGCCAAGATCAAGAAGGAgtggctggaggtgctggaggagaCCAAGCGCAACCGGGCCCTCAGCGAGAAGCGGCGGTTGGAGCAGGAGGCCatgccccggcccgccccgacGCCCCCCGAATCCACCAACCCCTtcgaggaggaggatgaggaagaggaggaagagcccTCTGCCGAGGAAGAGGCGGTCGACCTCTCGCTCGAGTGGATCCAGGAGCTGCCGGAGGACCTGGACGTCTGCATCGCTCAGCGGGACTTCGAGGGAGCGGTGGACCTGCTAGATAAACTCAACGAGTACCTGGCGGACAAGCCCGTGAGCCAGCCCGTGAAGGAGCTTCGGGCCAAGGTGGACGAGCGTGTCCGGCAGCTGACGGACGTGCTGGTGTTCGAGCTGTCCCCAGACCGCTCGCTGCGAGGAGGGCCGCGGGCCACCCGCCGAGCCGTGTCCCAGCTCATCCGCTTGGGCCAGTCCACCAAGGCGTGCGAGCTCTTCCTGAAGAACCGGGCGGCTGCGGTGCACACGGCCATCCGGCAGCTGCGCATCGAGGGCGCCACGCTGCTCTACATCCACAAACTCTGCCACGTCTTCTTCACCAGCCTTCTGGAGACGGCGAGGGAGTTCGAGACAGACTTCGCCGGCAACAACGGCTGCTACTCTGCCTTCGTTGTGTGGGCCCGCTCCTCCATGAGGATGTTCGTAGATGCCTTCAGTAAGCAGGTGTTTGACAGCAAAGAGAGCTTGTCGACTGCAGCGGAGTGTGTGAAG GTCGCCAAAGAGCACTGCAAGCAGCTCAGCGAGATTGGACTGGATCTCACCTTCATCATTCACGCCCTCCTGGTAAAGGATATCAAAGGTGCTTTACAGAGCTACAAGGATATCATCATCGAGGCCACGAAGCACCGCAACTCTGAGGAGATGTGGAGAAGGATGAACCTCATGACCCCGGAGGCTCTGGGGAAGCTCAGAGAGGAGATGAGGAGCTGCGGGGTGGGGAATTTCGACCAGTACACTGGTGATGACTGCTGGGTCAACCTTAGCTATACTGTGGTGGCTTTCACTAAGCAGACTATGGCCTTCTTGGAGGAAGCGTTAAAGCTTTACTTTCCAGAGCTACACATGGTTCTTTTGGAGAGTCTTGTGGAAATCATCCTCGTGGCTGTGCAGCACGTTGATTACAGTTTACGGTGTGAACAGGACCCTGAGAAGAAAGCATTCATTAGGCAGAATGCGTCCTTCCTTTATGAAACTGTCCTTCCTGTTGTGGAAAAAAGATTTGAGGAAGGAGTTGGAAAGCCAGCCAAGCAGCTCCAGGATTTGAGAAATGCTTCAAGGTTGATGCGTGTGAACCCAGAAAGTACCACCTCTGTGGTGTGA